The Myxocyprinus asiaticus isolate MX2 ecotype Aquarium Trade chromosome 26, UBuf_Myxa_2, whole genome shotgun sequence genome has a window encoding:
- the LOC127417395 gene encoding UDP-GlcNAc:betaGal beta-1,3-N-acetylglucosaminyltransferase 9-like encodes MRRIYIKGDVLCSLILLILLCLLFYAHQRLTPVCTTLHIEQGSTSSRTLLGGASMGQQTNPVPSKPQDIPTCKSEVQIKPKAQGQSKSKSQSKFKTRTKAKSKLKQKDESHQASATSGLLPTHAPFDFEDYLRKKDQRHFKLFIDQPDKCSGPESAPYMLIAIKSVAIDFDKRQVVRRTWGREGVFQKGVNVRRVFLLGVPQNQTALPLWDKLLAYESQTYRDILLWDFEDTFFNLTLKEIHFLQWVNVSCSKAKFIFKGDADVYVNVDNILEMLDGKDIDKDLFVGDIIVHAKPIHRRNSKYFVPEFIYGQGIYPSYAGGGGFVMSVHTALRLHLACKEVELFPIDDVFLGMCLLRIGLQPTRHEGFRTFGIVKPSAAPHLQVFDPCFYRELMVVHSLTVPQIWLMWNLLHDPNLHCHSSQGHRSFPFKWSNKVPKNIKNQAKGELSNKDYEMKVFVEH; translated from the coding sequence ATGAGGAGGATCTATATAAAGGGAGATGTACTTTGCTCCTTGATTCTGTTGATACTGCTCTGTCTGCTGTTCTATGCCCACCAAAGACTGACACCTGTATGCACGACTTTGCACATTGAACAGGGGTCCACCAGCTCCAGAACCCTCCTTGGAGGAGCATCAATGGGACAACAAACAAATCCAGTACCTTCTAAACCTCAAGATATACCCACATGCAAGTCTGAGGTTCAGATTAAGCCTAAGGCCCAAGGACAATCAAAGTCAAAATCTCAGAGTAAATTTAAAACAAGGACTAAAGCAAAGTctaaattaaagcaaaaggatgaATCTCACCAGGCCTCAGCAACATCCGGTCTCCTACCTACACATGCACCATTTGACTTTGAGGACTACCTTCGAAAGAAAGACCAGCGACACTTCAAGCTATTTATTGATCAACCAGACAAATGTTCTGGACCAGAAAGTGCACCCTACATGCTTATTGCCATTAAATCAGTTGCAATAGACTTTGATAAACGACAAGTGGTTCGACGCACCTGGGGACGAGAGGGTGTGTTCCAGAAAGGAGTGAATGTCAGGAGAGTTTTTCTTCTTGGCGTGCCCCAGAATCAAACAGCGCTCCCACTATGGGACAAGCTGTTGGCTTATGAGAGCCAAACTTATCGTGACATCCTCCTGTGGGACTTTGAAGACACTTTCTTTAACCTGACACTAAAAGAAATCCACTTCCTGCAGTGGGTCAATGTGAGCTGCTCCAAAGCAAAGTTCATTTTTAAGGGTGACGCAGATGTGTACGTGAACGTTGACAACATCCTGGAGATGCTTGATGGCAAAGACATTGATAAGGATCTTTTTGTTGGAGACATCATTGTCCATGCGAAACCGATTCACAGACGCAACAGTAAATACTTTGTTCCTGAGTTTATTTATGGCCAAGGGATCTACCCTTCATATGCAGGCGGAGGGGGCTTTGTCATGTCGGTACATACTGCATTGAGGCTGCACCTTGCCTGCAAAGAGGTGGAACTGTTCCCCATTGATGATGTCTTTCTGGGAATGTGTCTCCTGAGGATTGGCCTTCAGCCGACTCGCCATGAGGGCTTCCGCACCTTTGGGATTGTGAAACCGTCTGCCGCACCCCACCTGCAGGTCTTTGACCCCTGCTTCTACAGAGAACTAATGGTGGTTCACAGTTTGACAGTCCCACAGATCTGGCTCATGTGGAACCTCCTGCATGACCCTAACCTTCACTGTCATAGCAGTCAAGGTCACAGGAGTTTTCCATTTAAGTGGAGCAACAAGGTCCCCAAGAATATAAAGAACCAGGCAAAAGGGGAGCTTAGTAACAAAGATTATGAAATGAAAGTGTTTGTGGAACATTGA
- the LOC127417391 gene encoding Bardet-Biedl syndrome 2 protein homolog isoform X1, translating into MLVPIFTLKLNHKINPRMVAVGKYDGIHPCLTAATQAGKVFIHNPHTRGQRPVAHRLSQSTQDSDISLLNINQAVSCLTAGTLGPNTTGHTLLVGSQTNLLAYDVHDNADIFYKEVTDGANAIVLGKLGDNQSPLAIIGGNCALQGFDYEGNDQFWTVTGDNVRSLVLCDFTGDGKNELLVGSEDFDIRVFREDELVTEMAENETVTSLCHMHGSRFGYALANGTVGVYDRTARYWRIKSKNHAMSIHAFDLNADGVVELITGWSNGKIDARSDRTGEVIFKDNFSSSVAGVVEGDYRMDGQIQLICTSVEGEVRGYLPASKEMKGNLMDASVEQDLIRELSQRKQNLLLELRNYEEKDKVVYGDVTQCHTFAVVDAFGCHWMTINICLTQAAPSVSEGEAKMGVIPANTQLQTALSVRRATESQRAHIELNISTPNETIIRAVLIFAEGIFEGESHVVHPSAQNLSGCVRVPIIPPKDIPVDLHIKAFVGGKTSTQFHVFEITRQLPRFSMYDLNVDPSAAQPTGRVTFSINDRPQRVVMWLNQTFLLPEGIDSPDITFTAQRSGGLLRINMQPSGEITLSTNDIDLAGDLVQSLASFLAIEDLQADADFPAYFKELRATLTEVDEFHSVHQKLTAAMADHSNYIRNMLVQAEDARLMGDWRTMKKRYIELYDLNRDLINEYKIRSNNHNALLACLKSVNQAIQRAGRLRVGKPKNQVITACRDAIKNNNINALFKIMKAGTASS; encoded by the exons ATGTTAGTGCCGATCTTCACCCTTAAACTGAACCATAAGATTAATCCTCGAATGGTTGCTGTCGGAAAGTATGATGGGATTCATCCATGCCTCACTGCAGCCACACAAGCAGGGAAG GTGTTTATCCATAACCCTCACACTCGAGGTCAGAGGCCAGTGGCCCACCGGCTGAGTCAAAGTACCCAGGACTCTGATATATCACTCCTCAATATCAACCAGGCAGTCAGTTGCCTTACGGCTGGTACTCTGGGACCCAACACCACAGGACACACACTGCTCGTGGGCTCTCAAACCAACCTGCTGGCATATGATGTGCATGACAACGCTGATATTTTCTACAAGGAG GTGACCGACGGGGCCAATGCCATTGTCCTCGGAAAACTAGGAGATAACCAGTCCCCCCTCGCCATCATTGGAGGAAACTGCGCTCTGCAAGGCTTTGACTATGAGGGAAATGACCAGTTCTGGACA GTCACAGGAGATAATGTACGATCACTTGTGCTCTGCGACTTTACTGGAGATGGCAAAAATGAG CTTCTTGTTGGGTCAGAGGACTTTGATATCAGGGTGTTCAGAGAAGATGAACTAGTGACCGAGATGGCAGAAAATGAG ACAGTCACATCACTTTGTCACATGCATGGAAGCAGATTTGGTTATGCATTGGCTAATGGAACAGTTGGAGTATATGACCGCACTGCCCGCTACTGGAGGATCAAG TCTAAAAACCACGCCATGAGCATCCATGCCTTTGATCTTAATGCCGATGGTGTTGTAGAACTAATAACTGGGTGGTCCAATGGAAAG ATTGATGCACGCAGTGATCGCACAGGTGAGGTGATCTTCAAGGATAACTTCTCCTCCTCTGTGGCTGGCGTGGTGGAGGGAGACTATCGCATGGATGGACAGATCCAGCTAATTTGCACCTCTGTGGAGGGAGAAG TGCGTGGCTACCTGCCTGCCAGCAAGGAGATGAAGGGAAACCTGATGGACGCAAGTGTGGAACAAGACCTGATCAGGGAGCTGAGCCAACGAAAACAAAACCTGTTGCTGGAATTACGAAACTATGAGGAAAAAGACAAGGTTGTATATGGAGATGTAACACAGTGCCACACTTTTGCAGTTGTTGATGCTTTTGGATGTCATTGGATGACCATTAATATTTGTTTGACACAGGCTGCTCCTAGTGTCTCGGAGGGGGAGGCTAAGATGGGTGTAATTCCAGCCAACACACAGCTCCAGACAGCCTTGTCTGTGCGAAGAGCCACAGAGAGCCAGAGAGCACATATAGAGCTCAACATCTCCACCCCAAACG AAACAATCATTAGAGCTGTGCTGATATTTGCTGAAGGAATTTTTGAAGGCGAGAGTCACGTGGTTCACCCTAGTGCTCAAAACCTCTCTGGCTGTGTCCGTGTCCCCATCATTCCTCCAAAAGACATTCCAGTGGACCTTCACATCAAAGCTTTTGTGGGAGGGAAGACAAG TACACAGTTTCATGTGTTTGAGATTACACGTCAGCTGCCTCGCTTCTCCATGTATGACCTTAATGTTGACCCCTCGGCTGCTCAACCCACTGGAAGAGTCACATTCAGCATCAATGACAGGCCTCAGAGG GTGGTCATGTGGCTAAACCAAACCTTTCTGCTACCCGAGGGCATTGATAGTCCAGACATCACTTTCACTGCACAGCGTAGTGGAGGTCTCTTAAGGATCAACATGCAACCCAGTGGAGAG ATCACACTGAGCACAAATGACATTGATCTAGCTGGAGATCTGGTCCAGTCGCTTGCCTCTTTTCTGGCCATAGAAGATTTACAAGCTGATGCAGATTTTCCCGCCTACTTCAAAGAGCTGCGAGCCACTCTCACTGAG GTggatgagtttcattctgtgcatCAAAAGCTTACAGCAGCAATGGCAGATCATTCCAACTACATAAGAAATATGCTTGTGCAGGCAGAAGATGCCAGACTCATGGGTGATTG GAGAACCATGAAGAAGCGTTACATTGAGCTGTACGACCTCAACAGAGATTTGATAAACGAATATAAAATCAGGTCCAATAATCACAATGCCCTCCTTGCATGCCTAAAATCAGTTAACCAAGCCATCCAAAGAGCAGGGAGATTAAGAG TGGGAAAGCCAAAAAATCAGGTCATCACTGCCTGTCGGGATGCCATcaagaacaacaacataaatgCTCTTTTCAAGATCATGAAAGCAGGGACTGCATCGTCCTGA
- the LOC127417391 gene encoding Bardet-Biedl syndrome 2 protein homolog isoform X2 — protein sequence MLVPIFTLKLNHKINPRMVAVGKYDGIHPCLTAATQAGKVFIHNPHTRGQRPVAHRLSQSTQDSDISLLNINQAVSCLTAGTLGPNTTGHTLLVGSQTNLLAYDVHDNADIFYKEVTDGANAIVLGKLGDNQSPLAIIGGNCALQGFDYEGNDQFWTVTGDNVRSLVLCDFTGDGKNELLVGSEDFDIRVFREDELVTEMAENETVTSLCHMHGSRFGYALANGTVGVYDRTARYWRIKSKNHAMSIHAFDLNADGVVELITGWSNGKIDARSDRTGEVIFKDNFSSSVAGVVEGDYRMDGQIQLICTSVEGEVRGYLPASKEMKGNLMDASVEQDLIRELSQRKQNLLLELRNYEEKDKAAPSVSEGEAKMGVIPANTQLQTALSVRRATESQRAHIELNISTPNETIIRAVLIFAEGIFEGESHVVHPSAQNLSGCVRVPIIPPKDIPVDLHIKAFVGGKTSTQFHVFEITRQLPRFSMYDLNVDPSAAQPTGRVTFSINDRPQRVVMWLNQTFLLPEGIDSPDITFTAQRSGGLLRINMQPSGEITLSTNDIDLAGDLVQSLASFLAIEDLQADADFPAYFKELRATLTEVDEFHSVHQKLTAAMADHSNYIRNMLVQAEDARLMGDWRTMKKRYIELYDLNRDLINEYKIRSNNHNALLACLKSVNQAIQRAGRLRVGKPKNQVITACRDAIKNNNINALFKIMKAGTASS from the exons ATGTTAGTGCCGATCTTCACCCTTAAACTGAACCATAAGATTAATCCTCGAATGGTTGCTGTCGGAAAGTATGATGGGATTCATCCATGCCTCACTGCAGCCACACAAGCAGGGAAG GTGTTTATCCATAACCCTCACACTCGAGGTCAGAGGCCAGTGGCCCACCGGCTGAGTCAAAGTACCCAGGACTCTGATATATCACTCCTCAATATCAACCAGGCAGTCAGTTGCCTTACGGCTGGTACTCTGGGACCCAACACCACAGGACACACACTGCTCGTGGGCTCTCAAACCAACCTGCTGGCATATGATGTGCATGACAACGCTGATATTTTCTACAAGGAG GTGACCGACGGGGCCAATGCCATTGTCCTCGGAAAACTAGGAGATAACCAGTCCCCCCTCGCCATCATTGGAGGAAACTGCGCTCTGCAAGGCTTTGACTATGAGGGAAATGACCAGTTCTGGACA GTCACAGGAGATAATGTACGATCACTTGTGCTCTGCGACTTTACTGGAGATGGCAAAAATGAG CTTCTTGTTGGGTCAGAGGACTTTGATATCAGGGTGTTCAGAGAAGATGAACTAGTGACCGAGATGGCAGAAAATGAG ACAGTCACATCACTTTGTCACATGCATGGAAGCAGATTTGGTTATGCATTGGCTAATGGAACAGTTGGAGTATATGACCGCACTGCCCGCTACTGGAGGATCAAG TCTAAAAACCACGCCATGAGCATCCATGCCTTTGATCTTAATGCCGATGGTGTTGTAGAACTAATAACTGGGTGGTCCAATGGAAAG ATTGATGCACGCAGTGATCGCACAGGTGAGGTGATCTTCAAGGATAACTTCTCCTCCTCTGTGGCTGGCGTGGTGGAGGGAGACTATCGCATGGATGGACAGATCCAGCTAATTTGCACCTCTGTGGAGGGAGAAG TGCGTGGCTACCTGCCTGCCAGCAAGGAGATGAAGGGAAACCTGATGGACGCAAGTGTGGAACAAGACCTGATCAGGGAGCTGAGCCAACGAAAACAAAACCTGTTGCTGGAATTACGAAACTATGAGGAAAAAGACAAG GCTGCTCCTAGTGTCTCGGAGGGGGAGGCTAAGATGGGTGTAATTCCAGCCAACACACAGCTCCAGACAGCCTTGTCTGTGCGAAGAGCCACAGAGAGCCAGAGAGCACATATAGAGCTCAACATCTCCACCCCAAACG AAACAATCATTAGAGCTGTGCTGATATTTGCTGAAGGAATTTTTGAAGGCGAGAGTCACGTGGTTCACCCTAGTGCTCAAAACCTCTCTGGCTGTGTCCGTGTCCCCATCATTCCTCCAAAAGACATTCCAGTGGACCTTCACATCAAAGCTTTTGTGGGAGGGAAGACAAG TACACAGTTTCATGTGTTTGAGATTACACGTCAGCTGCCTCGCTTCTCCATGTATGACCTTAATGTTGACCCCTCGGCTGCTCAACCCACTGGAAGAGTCACATTCAGCATCAATGACAGGCCTCAGAGG GTGGTCATGTGGCTAAACCAAACCTTTCTGCTACCCGAGGGCATTGATAGTCCAGACATCACTTTCACTGCACAGCGTAGTGGAGGTCTCTTAAGGATCAACATGCAACCCAGTGGAGAG ATCACACTGAGCACAAATGACATTGATCTAGCTGGAGATCTGGTCCAGTCGCTTGCCTCTTTTCTGGCCATAGAAGATTTACAAGCTGATGCAGATTTTCCCGCCTACTTCAAAGAGCTGCGAGCCACTCTCACTGAG GTggatgagtttcattctgtgcatCAAAAGCTTACAGCAGCAATGGCAGATCATTCCAACTACATAAGAAATATGCTTGTGCAGGCAGAAGATGCCAGACTCATGGGTGATTG GAGAACCATGAAGAAGCGTTACATTGAGCTGTACGACCTCAACAGAGATTTGATAAACGAATATAAAATCAGGTCCAATAATCACAATGCCCTCCTTGCATGCCTAAAATCAGTTAACCAAGCCATCCAAAGAGCAGGGAGATTAAGAG TGGGAAAGCCAAAAAATCAGGTCATCACTGCCTGTCGGGATGCCATcaagaacaacaacataaatgCTCTTTTCAAGATCATGAAAGCAGGGACTGCATCGTCCTGA